CGTCGCTTCGCTCAGCGTTTGGCGCTTGAGGGCGCCGGAGTTTTTGGCGCCGCCGGCTTGATTCGCGGCGAGGCCGAGCTTGTCGGCGGTGTTCGTGGCGTCGCCGTTGGCGATGAGCAGATTGCCGCCGCCGTTGGAGTTGTCGGTGATCACCAAACCGTTGCGCGCGGAGTTGATCGAAGCGGTGACGTTGGGCGACGCGGCGTTGACGGCCGAGATGACGTCGCTAAGCGTTTCGGCGCCGGCGAGATTGACGGAGCCAGTCACTCCCGCGCGATCGGTGATCTGCAGCGTGCCGAGCGTGCCGACTCCCTGGCCGCCGTTGAGGCTGCTGAGGAGCGAATCGCGGAGACCGCTGAGGACTCGTTTGCCGGTGATCGAGGAGCCGCTGGTCGTGGTGGCGATGCCGAGATCGTCGGCGGCGGTGCCGGTGACGCCGTTTTCAACCTTGAAGTCGCTCGACCCCGAGGTGAGGTCGGTGAGTTCCAGCCGATTGCCGTCGCTGGAAATGGCGGCGGTCAGTTTGCCGGCGCCGGCCGTGTTGATTTGTTCGAGGACTTTGCCGAGGGTGTCGGCGTCGTGGAGGTCGATGCCGAGCGACGAGCCGTCGGAGAGCGACACGTCAATGTCGACGATGCCTTGCTTGCTTACGGTGACGCCGTTGCCGTCGTTGAGCGTCGAGAGCTTCGTCCCCGCGTGGAGCCGGAGGATGTCGGCGCCGGTGGCGGTGTTCGCGGCGACGTTCACGCCGCCGAGGCCGAGACTCGCGGCGGTCGTACCGCCAGCGACTTCGGCGACGGTCAGCGAACCGCTGCCGCCGGAGCTATCGGTGAGCACGAACGAGTCGCCGCTGACCGAGGCGTTGACGCCGACGTCGGTGTTGTTGTTGATCGCCGCGACGACGTCGTCGACGGTGCGGGCGAAGCTGAGGTCGATCACCGCGGCGCTGCCGCTGCGATCGGTGATGCGGATCTTGCCGCGTTGCAAGCCGGCGCCTTCGTTGATCTGGTCGAGCGAGATGCCCTGGTCGAGGAAGCCGCCGAAGCCAAACGAAAACGTGCCGCTGCCGAGATTGGCCGAGGCGCCTTCGAAGACCTGACTGACGACTTGCTGCGCCGAGGCGGACTGCACCGGGCGGATTTGGAACGAGCCGATCGAAGGCGTCGAGCCGGTGGCGATGGCGACCTTGAGCAGGCTTTCGTTGCTGGAAGTGGCGGTGCGGGTCGAGTAGACGCTGCTCGTCTTGAGCTTGTTGGCGGTGAACTGAAAGCTGAGCAGCTTCGAGCCGAGCGTGTCGTAGGCGATCTGCTCTTGTTTCAGGCTTTCGTTGCGCGCCGTCAGGATGTCTTTGGGGCGCGCGGCGACCGCCATCAATTGCTTGACGGTGTCCTGGATGTTCAGCCCGGTGACCAAACCGACGCTGGAGGAGATTTTTCCCATACGTTCAGACTTTCGATCGCAGCATCAAGGCGTCGAGTCGGCCGCGTGGAGTTCTCGCCACAGGCAAGCCTACGTCGCGGAGGAGCATTCGCCGAAGCCGGTCGTCGGGCGACGGCGTATCAGGAGTTATCGGCAGAGTTCCGCCAGATACTCCATGCTGTTAACCGCGGTGCTAGCATGCGAGTTCGTCCGGAGTCGGGAGCCCATTCAACGCTGCTTGTCGGAAAAACCGTCATGCGCTGCGTAGTCGGATGTTCTTGAGGCGCCGGCGGTGCGAGCGGGGGAGTTCCCTTGGGCTTTGTCGCGGAGGAGCACCGTCGCCGCTGCGGCGGTAATGGCGTTGCTTTCGCGCGGCGATATGCGCGCAGGCGATTGTGTGGGAGTTGTGAAGAAAGAGCTTTGATTGTCGCGTTGTCAAGATGCCGCGGCGCTGAAAGCGAGTACGTCGCGCGGCGCGACAATCGATGTCTGAATTGTTTGTTTACAACCAGGTGGGCATTGGTAGGATGATCGCCACGCCGCGCTCTGTCGGCGTTTGCTGAACATCAACTGAGATGAAATAGTCGAAAGGACTTCGCTATGTTTCGCGCCGCTGGTTCCTGGTTCATGGCTCTCGCGACGAATGGCCGCAAACGCAAGCTTCGCCGGTCGCCTTCTCTTCCTAAGCGTCGTCAGCCGGGCAGCTTCTCGCGATCGCTGCGAATGGAAGGGCTTGAAGGCCGGCAGATGCTCAGCATGAATGTCGATTGGATCGCTCAGCAAGGCACGACCGCCACGGACGAAAATCGCGGGGTTTCGGCGGATGGCTTGGGCAATGTTTATACGACGGGCTACACCTCTGGAAGCCTGGGCGGCGCGAGTGCTGGCGGCATAGATGCATTATTGAGTAAGTACGACTCTAGCGGCGCGCTCCTTTGGACTCGGCAATTCGGAACGAGTGCTCGTGATGAGGGGCTTGAAGTCTCGGCCGACGGGCTAGGGAATGTGTACATCACCGGGCGCACTGCAGGCAACCTTGCAGGAACCAATGCTGGTAATGATGATGTTTTTGTGCGGAAATACGACGCCAGCGGAACTGCCCTCTGGACGCGACAGTTTGGGACTAGCTCCGTCGACCATTCCAGTGCCATCGTGGCAGACGGCTTAGGGAATATTTACGTCTCAGGCGTCACTTTTGGCAGTCTTGGAGGTCCAAGCGCCGGCGGTATGGATGGTTTCGTGCGCAAGTATGACGCCAGCGGAGCCGTGCTTTGGACTAGACAATTTGGGACCAGCGCTTCGGACGACACTCGCGGCATATCACTTGACGGAATGGGGAATGTGCACGTCACCGGCTACACTAGTGGCAACCTCGGAGGAACAAGCGCCGGGGGGCAAGATGCGTATCTGATGAAGTACAACGCCAGCGGAACGCTTCTTGGGACTCAGCAACTCGGAACTGCTGCCAGTGACGTCGGCACGGGCGTCTCGGCCGATGGGCTTGGAAATGTGTACATCACCGGCGTCACCTTGGGCAATCTTGGGGGAGTCAACGCTGGTGATAGAGATATCTTCGTAAGTAAGTACGACTCTACCGGTACTCTGCTCTGGACGCAGCAGCTCGGAACCGCCAGCTTAGATGTTCCGTCTGGCGGCATGGTCGCCGATGCCTTCGGCGGCGTTTACATCTCCGGTCGTACCGAAGGGAATCTTGGAGGGACGAGCGCGGGGGCATCTGATGCGTTCGTAACTAAGTACGATGCCAGCGGAACGCTTCTGTGGACTGAGCAGTTCGGAACTAGCGGAGACGAAGAAACTTGGGGCATCTCAACCGACGGATTCGGAAGTGTCTATATCTCGGGGCTAACCAACGGAAGCCTCGGCGGAGCTAACGTCGGGCTGGAAGATGTTTGGGTCGCACGTATCCATGAAGATTGGATCGCTCAGCTTGGCACCGCTAGTATGGATGAGGCGAGGGGATCGTCCACCGACGAGTTGGGCAACGTTTACATTTCCGGATTTACCCTCGGAAATCTCGGAGGCACGAACGCGGGCGGCCAGGATGGTTACGTCAGCAAGTATGCGGTCGACGGCACGTTGTTGTGGACTCGGCAATTTGGCACGACGGGGCATGACATTGCTTTTAGCGTCTCAGCCGACGGATTGGGCAACGTCTATGCCGCGGGCTACACCGCTGGGAACCTGGGCGGCGCGAATGCGGGTTTCCTAGATGTCTTTGTGACCAAGTACTCGGCCAGTGGAACTCTGCTGTGGACGCAGCAACTAGGTTCGATCGGAGATGAAATTGCCTACGGTATTTCGGCTGATGGCTTAGGCAACGTCTACGTCGGAGGGTACACCACGGACGTCCTCGCCGGTACAAGTGCGGGAGGTTACGACGCGTTCGTTTGCAAGTACGACGCAAGCGGCGTTTTGCTGTGGACACGCCAGTTCGGGGTAGTTGGCCAGGATATGGTTACCGGCGTTTCCGCTGATGGACTCGGAGGCGTCTACCTTTCAGGACATACGTATGGCAGCCTGGGCGGCGCTAGCGCGGGTCTGAGCGACGCCTTCATTGCAAAGTACGACGCCAGTGGAACCCAGCTGTGGGGCAATCAGATCGGCACGAGCGGACAAGATTCGGCCAGCGGCGTTTCGGCTGATGGATTAGGGAACGTGTACATCTCCGGCACGACCGAAGGGAGTCTCGGCGGCACGCACATGGGAGGCAATGACGCCTACATTGCGAAGTACAACTCCAGCGGGACGCTCCTGTGGATTCGCCAACTCGGAACGACCGCTTATGATCTCGGCTATGCGGTTTCGACGGACGGGATGGGCAATGCGTATCTCGTTGGACGTACCGACGGCAACCTATTCGGCACGAACGCCGGCGCCCAGGACGCATTTTTTACTAAATACGATGCCAGCGGGACGCTCCTGTGGACGGAGCAGTTGGGGACGAGCGGAACGGACATCGCCTATACGGTATCCGCTGATAGCCTTGGAAACGTCTTTGCGGCAGGGATGACGTCGGGCAGCTTGGGCGGGCCATTCATTGGCGTGCGTGACGCTTGGATCGCTCGATTGTAAATCGCTCAACGAAAAAAGCCGGTTCGGTCTGTTGAGGACCGAACCGGCTTCGTTAGGTTTCAATTAACCGCGGTTAGGATTAACCACGGAGCAGCGACAGGACGTTCTGCGGGTTCTGGTTCGAGATCTGCAGCACCGTGGTGCCCGACTGAACGAGAATCTGCGAACGGGTCAGGTTAGCCGATTCCGCGGCGAAGTCGGCGTCGCGGATCGAGCTTTCGGCGTCGCTCAGGTTCACAAGCACGTCGTTGAGGGCGTTCTTGTTGGTTTCGAGCGTCGTCCGTTGGAAGGCGCCGAGGCGACCGCGGAGCGAGGTGACCTGGTCGATCGCTTCGCCGACGATGGAGGCAGCGGTCGTGGTGTCGGTCGCCAGCGAGGCGTTGTTGCCGGTGCCGAGCTGGAACAGCTTGCCGCTGACGCCGCCGAGCTTCGCGGTGTTGACGCTGGCGATGCCGAGGCGAGCTTGCTGGTTGGAGACGACGTCCTGACCGAGTTGGAACAGGGCGCCGCCGCCGTCGATCGTGAACGAAGCCGTGCCGGTGAAGCCAGCGGTGAGCGAACCGCTGATGTCGAGGCTGGCCGTGTTGATGGAGAACTTGTTGCCGTCGCCGGTGACGACCACGCCGTTGATCGAGGCTTGGACGTCGGCGCCGGTGTTACGAGCACGGTCGGCGATGGCCGTCGTGAACGTACCGGTCGGGGTCGACGTGCTGCCTTCGCTGATGACGCGGAGGTCGACGACCGACTTGCTGCCGTAGCTGGTCGAGACCAGTTGGAGCGTCGTGCCGTTGACGACCGCTTCGACGCCGGTGGCGTCCTTCACCAGGTTGATGCCGTCGGCCAAGCCTTGGGCGCTGGTGCCAGCACCGAAGGAAAGGACTTCGGCGCCGTTCGAGCCGGCGAGTTCGAGCACCACGTCGCCGCTGATGCCGCCCGAGGCGGTGACGCCGCCGGCGGTGTTGGCAACGACTGGCGGGGTCTGGGTCGTCGGGCTGTACAGACCATCGCCGGTGCCGACGTTGATCGAGGCGTTGTAGTCGGCGAGGGCGTTGATGGCCGCCGAGATGTCATCGAGGTCGGTCGCGTTCGTGTCGTTGACCGTGACGGTGATGTTGCCCGAACCATCGACGACGGCGGTGGGGGCGCCAGCGGTGACCGAGGCCGATTCGGCGATGGTGACCGTCTTGCCGTTCGCCGAGGCGCCGGTGGTGGCTGCGGTGATGGTGATGGCGCGGCTGCCGGCGTCGCGGCCGCCGGTGAGCGTACCCGCACCGCTGGAGCTGGCGGTGACATTTTCGGTGCCGCCGGTGATGGCCGAGGCCACGAAATCGGTGCCGGCGTTGATGACCGCGTACACGTCGGCGACGGTGTCATTACCGCCAGCGATGTCGACAGAGACCGTTAGCGTGTTCGTGCTGGCGTCGTAAACAGTGCCTTCTGATGCGTTGGCATCGATGAGGACAGTTACCGCACCATTGCCTTCAGCCCCGGCGGCGGGGCCAGCCGCGGCGGCGGTCAGCGTAAAGCCGGATGGGCCGGCAGTGTCGAGGGCGACGGCGCCAGAGGCTTGCGTTACCGTGTTGGCGAACGTGGCGGTCGTGCTGGCGGCAACGCCGGTGACCTGCGCCGGGATGTTCGCGACGTTGACCTGGCCTTGGGTAGCGGCGGCGGTGACGTTCACCGAAACCGACACGCTGCCGGTGGCGCCGAGGTTGGCTTGGTCGATCTTCAGGTCGGCGATGTTGCCGAAGTTGCTGCCGGCCGTCGTGAGGAAGTCGAGGCTGCCGTCGAGCAGGCGGCGACCTTGGAAGGTCGTGGTTTGGGCAATGCGGTTGAGGGCTTCGAGCGAGCTGTCGACCTGGAGTTGGTTAGCAGAGAGTTGCTCGTCGCTGAGGGCGCCGGCGTTCGCGCTTTCCGTGACGAGGCCGCGGATGTCGTTGAGCAGCGAGCTCACCCGGCCGAGGGCGGAGTCGGCGGTGGCGATGACTTGGTTAGCGCGGTCGGTGTTCGTGATGGCGCGCTGAATGCTCGTGATGTCCGAGCGAAGGTTTTCGCTGGCGATCAAACCGGCCGGGTCGTCCTTGCCGGTGTTGATGCGGAGACCGGTGCTGAGCCGCGTGAGCGATTGCTCGAGCGAGGCGTTTGACTGGCGCAACGTGTTGCGAGCGACCAGCGATTGGACGTTTGTGTTGATACGAGTCATTCTTCAAACCCCTGTCAGGTAAGAGCTACTTTCCGACGCGGGCCAGAGCGCTTGGGAGCTGCTCAGTTCTGGCCAGGCATTTGGTCGATCGCACGGCGCCGAGGTCACCCGCCTCGCGTTGTCCACCGTTGTTCGGTTGTCGACGGCTCCGGCGAATCCTCGCCTCTATGCAAGCACTCGCCAGAGTCCATCGCGCCAAGCGTAGGTTGCAATTTGGCGGCGCGCTGAATTTTTTTGGCGAATCCACTGTCCGTGGCAGCTAGAACCGTCGCGAGCGTCTTGTGAGGGCGCTGGCGGCAAGCTCTAGCTAAACCGTCTGTGCGAAATATCGACGGAGTGAAAATAGGTGCTTGAGGGAGTGACAGCACCTTTCGGCGGGAATGCAGGTTGCCGAATGGCGTTTGCTAGACGCGGTCGGCATAGCCGGCAAGATCACGCGCCGGGCGCCAGGATGCCGTAGGCGGAAGGATTGGTGCAATCGTTAGAGTCGATGCGATAAGGCGGCGCGGCGACGACGAGGCAACACGCAGATGCAAACAAGCTAGTTGAGGCTCCCTCCCCCTGGAGGGGAGGGCTGGGGAGGGGGGATGAACCCTGGTACCCGCTGCTTTCACCCCTCCCTAACCCTCCCCCTCAAGGGGAGGGGACCAGAGAGATGTCTTTGGGTTGGGCTCCGAAAGCTCGCTGCTCTACGAATTGCGCCCCAGGCCGCGGGCGTCTTCGGGGCGGAGTTTGGCGGCCTGCTGATTCTCGCGACGGATCGCCTCGTAGACTTCGCGGCGGTGGACCGAGACGTCTTGGGGAGCTTCGATGCCGAGCTTCACTTTGTCGCCGCGGACGTCGACGACGGTGACCACGACGTTGTCGCCGATGATGATGCTCTCGTCGCGAGTTCTGGATAGAACAAGCATGGCGGCGTCTCCCGAATCGCGGCGCGAACCGCGGATTGATGGTGTATCTGGCAGGCGCGCTGTCGCTAGCGACGCCGCGCGTGGTGGTTATCGGTAGGGGGGAGTAGCGAGTTGCGTGTTTCGAGTTGCGAGTGAAAACTTCACGCAACCAACTCGAAACTCGTCGCTCGCAACTTCTTAAGCCGTCAGTCGCATCTCGCCGTCGGTTGGCAAGATCAGACGCACGGGGAGGGGATCTTTGGCGATCACTTGGCGACCCTTGCGGGCGTCGACGTTGATCACCAGCGGAGCACGCAGGTTCAGGGCCAGACCTTCGGCATGGCGGCTGACGACGACGACGACTTGCGCGTCGGTCGGCTCGACCAACTGAAGGGGGGCGAGATCCTGGCGTGCGATCCGCAACTGAAAGTCGGGCACAAAACGTCGCGGACTGACGACGCCGAGGGCGAACTCGGGCTCGTCAATCGATTGCAGCCAACCGAGCGCGGCATTGTGCGCGTCGGCCAGCACGACCCAACGGCGGCAGGAGCGAAGTCCGATCAAACCTTGTTCGAACGTCAGAATGTCCGACGGTCCGATCGAGAGGGCGCCAAATCGA
This sequence is a window from Lacipirellula parvula. Protein-coding genes within it:
- a CDS encoding SBBP repeat-containing protein, producing the protein MFRAAGSWFMALATNGRKRKLRRSPSLPKRRQPGSFSRSLRMEGLEGRQMLSMNVDWIAQQGTTATDENRGVSADGLGNVYTTGYTSGSLGGASAGGIDALLSKYDSSGALLWTRQFGTSARDEGLEVSADGLGNVYITGRTAGNLAGTNAGNDDVFVRKYDASGTALWTRQFGTSSVDHSSAIVADGLGNIYVSGVTFGSLGGPSAGGMDGFVRKYDASGAVLWTRQFGTSASDDTRGISLDGMGNVHVTGYTSGNLGGTSAGGQDAYLMKYNASGTLLGTQQLGTAASDVGTGVSADGLGNVYITGVTLGNLGGVNAGDRDIFVSKYDSTGTLLWTQQLGTASLDVPSGGMVADAFGGVYISGRTEGNLGGTSAGASDAFVTKYDASGTLLWTEQFGTSGDEETWGISTDGFGSVYISGLTNGSLGGANVGLEDVWVARIHEDWIAQLGTASMDEARGSSTDELGNVYISGFTLGNLGGTNAGGQDGYVSKYAVDGTLLWTRQFGTTGHDIAFSVSADGLGNVYAAGYTAGNLGGANAGFLDVFVTKYSASGTLLWTQQLGSIGDEIAYGISADGLGNVYVGGYTTDVLAGTSAGGYDAFVCKYDASGVLLWTRQFGVVGQDMVTGVSADGLGGVYLSGHTYGSLGGASAGLSDAFIAKYDASGTQLWGNQIGTSGQDSASGVSADGLGNVYISGTTEGSLGGTHMGGNDAYIAKYNSSGTLLWIRQLGTTAYDLGYAVSTDGMGNAYLVGRTDGNLFGTNAGAQDAFFTKYDASGTLLWTEQLGTSGTDIAYTVSADSLGNVFAAGMTSGSLGGPFIGVRDAWIARL
- a CDS encoding flagellin — encoded protein: MTRINTNVQSLVARNTLRQSNASLEQSLTRLSTGLRINTGKDDPAGLIASENLRSDITSIQRAITNTDRANQVIATADSALGRVSSLLNDIRGLVTESANAGALSDEQLSANQLQVDSSLEALNRIAQTTTFQGRRLLDGSLDFLTTAGSNFGNIADLKIDQANLGATGSVSVSVNVTAAATQGQVNVANIPAQVTGVAASTTATFANTVTQASGAVALDTAGPSGFTLTAAAAGPAAGAEGNGAVTVLIDANASEGTVYDASTNTLTVSVDIAGGNDTVADVYAVINAGTDFVASAITGGTENVTASSSGAGTLTGGRDAGSRAITITAATTGASANGKTVTIAESASVTAGAPTAVVDGSGNITVTVNDTNATDLDDISAAINALADYNASINVGTGDGLYSPTTQTPPVVANTAGGVTASGGISGDVVLELAGSNGAEVLSFGAGTSAQGLADGINLVKDATGVEAVVNGTTLQLVSTSYGSKSVVDLRVISEGSTSTPTGTFTTAIADRARNTGADVQASINGVVVTGDGNKFSINTASLDISGSLTAGFTGTASFTIDGGGALFQLGQDVVSNQQARLGIASVNTAKLGGVSGKLFQLGTGNNASLATDTTTAASIVGEAIDQVTSLRGRLGAFQRTTLETNKNALNDVLVNLSDAESSIRDADFAAESANLTRSQILVQSGTTVLQISNQNPQNVLSLLRG
- the csrA gene encoding carbon storage regulator CsrA translates to MLVLSRTRDESIIIGDNVVVTVVDVRGDKVKLGIEAPQDVSVHRREVYEAIRRENQQAAKLRPEDARGLGRNS
- the fliW gene encoding flagellar assembly protein FliW, with product MDITTSRFGALSIGPSDILTFEQGLIGLRSCRRWVVLADAHNAALGWLQSIDEPEFALGVVSPRRFVPDFQLRIARQDLAPLQLVEPTDAQVVVVVSRHAEGLALNLRAPLVINVDARKGRQVIAKDPLPVRLILPTDGEMRLTA